CATTTGTAAAGCAAGTAATGTCATTGGTGTCGTTGATGGAGTTGGCGGTTGGGCTTCTCAAGGCATAGAGCAGGTAAATAAGCTCAACAGCTCATGTAAAACTCTCTGTATGCACTACGCAATCAAAATAAAGGCTCGATCAATCCAGTAAGAGTCATATAGAAAAACTTGTTCTAAAGGATCGTCGACAGCTTGTATTATTGCTCTTAACGACTATAATGTGTTGCGGTATGCGAATTTGGGAGATAGCGGATTTATTCTGTTTAGAGACAAAAAAATTCTGTATCAATCGCGGGTTCAACATCATGAGTTTAACTGTCCAGTTAGGCAGTGGTAGCAGGGATACTCCAAATTTGGCTTACAAGGAAGAGATTCATGTGGAAGATGGGGATATTATTGTTGCCGCGACTGATGGATTGTTCGATCAGGTGTATCCGTGTGAAATTGAGAAGATTTTGAATTGTAATAAAGGCAATGATGTTAACAAGTTAGCCTCAGAAATTGCTGAATGTGCTTTGGTTAATTCAATGGACAAATGTTACTATTCTCCTTTCcctaaagctgctgaaatggaGAGATTTAAGTTCAAAGGGAGGAGGCAAATACGATGATATTACACTGGTTGTTGCGAACATTGAACCCAACTTATCTCCGTCTATATTGATTACTTATCAAATTAATCAAATTATGTATTCTGATATAActtgaaaaattacaaaacatcCATGAATCAATCACTATGATGAAATGACTAATTGTGTAGAAGGCATATACTTCCTGGTTTCGACTAAGTCATCTGCTTCAAACTTGACATCATTAATATCCAGTAACGGCTTAATATCATCGCAATCATCGACGAAATTAGGCTGTTTAAGATGCAGAGATGAAGATAATAtcgtagaaggtgaattgacaCTAGTTGAATTAGACTCTTGAATAGTTAAAGAATTGACATTATTGTGCAACTGTTGATAATCTTGAACATACTCTTGTTCATCTTGAGTCGAACATTGGGGATAACTAAATTGCATCATAGAAATAGAAGAAGGATCATAAATAGTCTCTGCACCGTTGACATTAACCATCTCACATCCTAAATTGGCTGAATCGTCAGTTTCAACTTCGAGCATATGAAGCTGTTGAGTTTGGGCGCGACAAATTGCTAATTGATGAAGAACAAGATCGAGTTCGGCCTGGTGAAATTCAATCTGGCGTTGAAGATCACGAATGATTCGATAACATCCTCCAACAGGATCGTTAGCACGAACATCAGATTGGAAGATAATAGTACGCATAGCTTCGTCTTTGTCAGGTTGATTTAGGTTCTTGATGATTTTAGTAATGTTACTTACGCCGAATAATTTATGTGCATTAAGAAATTGGCGTTGTCGATCGTGAGGAAAGTAAGGAGCGAGAATACAGTCAGGAGCACACTTTCTTCTCTGGTATTTGCAGGCAGCGCAAGCTTGGGTTGTGCCATTGCCAATCCTTGGAATACTCATAATTAATTGAGAGAAATAGGTTGCGTTGCCGGGGATATCtggctttcttttttttctctgaGAAGCGAAGAAAACGAAGGAAAATGGGAGATGGAGAGAGATGGGAGGAGAAGAAACAGAGATATATTGTTTGAAAAAGATAACAAATTCTGTTAACCGATGATAATTTTGGATTAATCTAACAGCTTGGAATAGGGGTTTGAAATTTCTTctacttaatttaatttaattataaattaattaaagccTAAATTTAGTTTTGGTATTGAGTTTGTATATATTTAGTAAATTTGGACCTGTTTAGGACGATTTCAAATATGAAAGTGAAACCAATCATTAATGTTCTAGAAAAAGCACAGACATTCCAATGTTATTttcacaactttttttttttcaacttttGAGTTTATCTTCATGagttatacatatatatactgtTCAAAACGAAGTCCGCCTCGATCGTCTAGGTTCCGTAGTCGTTCGAAATCGAGAATACGTCCCGATTTTTTCCAAATAGTCcttctaaaggtttttttttGCTCATTGCCGATTTTTAACCGCTTGGGTTCTGCCTAGACCGTCTAGACGCTACCTAAATGacttgtgaatttattttttgtttattataattcacttttgagttgtttcaatatat
The window above is part of the Euphorbia lathyris chromosome 3, ddEupLath1.1, whole genome shotgun sequence genome. Proteins encoded here:
- the LOC136222114 gene encoding LOB domain-containing protein 22-like, whose protein sequence is MSIPRIGNGTTQACAACKYQRRKCAPDCILAPYFPHDRQRQFLNAHKLFGVSNITKIIKNLNQPDKDEAMRTIIFQSDVRANDPVGGCYRIIRDLQRQIEFHQAELDLVLHQLAICRAQTQQLHMLEVETDDSANLGCEMVNVNGAETIYDPSSISMMQFSYPQCSTQDEQEYVQDYQQLHNNVNSLTIQESNSTSVNSPSTILSSSLHLKQPNFVDDCDDIKPLLDINDVKFEADDLVETRKYMPSTQLVISS